The Cyanobium sp. ATX 6F1 genome includes a region encoding these proteins:
- a CDS encoding Txe/YoeB family addiction module toxin: MSWSVRFTRQAQKDARKLAAASPALKAKAEQLLQLLAEDPFRQPPPYEALVGDLRGAFSRRLNIQHRLVYEVLREERIVKVLRLWTHYE; encoded by the coding sequence GTGAGCTGGAGCGTTCGCTTCACCAGGCAGGCGCAGAAGGACGCCCGCAAGCTCGCTGCCGCCTCACCTGCCTTGAAGGCCAAGGCCGAGCAGCTGCTGCAACTCCTAGCAGAGGATCCCTTCCGGCAGCCACCGCCCTATGAGGCGCTGGTGGGTGATCTGCGCGGAGCCTTCTCCCGTCGGCTCAACATCCAGCACCGGCTCGTCTACGAGGTGCTCCGCGAGGAAAGGATCGTGAAGGTGCTGAGGCTGTGGACGCACTACGAATAA
- a CDS encoding type II toxin-antitoxin system Phd/YefM family antitoxin, translating into MASISATEARKRLYALIDEVGDSHEPVQITGKRGNAVLLSEADWNAIQETLHLVSIPGMRESILDGLATPAEDLSDQPGW; encoded by the coding sequence GTGGCCAGCATTTCCGCGACAGAAGCTCGCAAGCGGTTGTATGCCCTGATCGACGAGGTCGGCGACTCCCATGAGCCGGTGCAGATCACCGGCAAGCGCGGCAATGCCGTGCTGCTCTCGGAGGCCGACTGGAATGCCATCCAGGAGACCCTGCACCTGGTTTCAATCCCGGGGATGCGCGAGTCGATCCTCGATGGCTTGGCCACACCGGCAGAAGATCTCAGCGATCAGCCCGGCTGGTGA
- a CDS encoding L,D-transpeptidase, with product MSSTMTPERFQDRWEAFKGEPQQVSGVWLLHSAIADLPGSEVVLDEQAVWALKFSEKPPAPPAPPAPTGGLDPRGSEEAGLVGPKIAAPVKQGDSYLLVNDRDEDLEAFDHSGTFLWKVPCLARGQGADNDWKHTSTDTPPGLYKLSTVYPDYEHNHNPPCSDTAMSYGWYSFDLVELENQEVKVGRAGIMLHGGGSGCGWPGAWAANQPLLPTLGCIRLQNVDLRDKVLPLYEKGTVYVGVFQEP from the coding sequence ATGTCCAGCACCATGACCCCCGAGCGGTTCCAGGACCGCTGGGAAGCCTTCAAGGGGGAACCCCAACAGGTCTCCGGCGTCTGGCTCCTCCACTCCGCCATTGCAGATCTCCCAGGCAGCGAGGTCGTGCTCGACGAGCAAGCCGTCTGGGCCCTCAAGTTCAGCGAGAAACCACCGGCTCCACCGGCTCCCCCAGCTCCCACCGGAGGCCTTGATCCACGCGGTTCAGAAGAAGCAGGCCTGGTGGGCCCGAAGATCGCCGCACCGGTCAAACAGGGCGATTCCTACCTGCTCGTCAACGACCGCGACGAGGACCTGGAGGCGTTTGATCACTCCGGCACGTTCCTGTGGAAGGTCCCCTGTCTGGCGCGGGGTCAGGGTGCCGACAACGACTGGAAACACACCAGCACCGACACCCCGCCTGGGCTCTACAAGCTCAGCACCGTCTACCCGGATTACGAGCACAACCACAACCCCCCCTGCAGCGATACCGCCATGTCCTACGGCTGGTACAGCTTCGATCTGGTGGAGCTGGAAAACCAGGAGGTGAAGGTCGGGCGCGCCGGGATCATGCTCCATGGCGGCGGCTCCGGTTGCGGTTGGCCCGGAGCCTGGGCCGCGAATCAGCCTCTGCTGCCGACGCTCGGCTGCATCCGCCTGCAGAACGTCGACCTGCGTGACAAGGTGCTGCCGCTCTACGAGAAGGGCACGGTCTATGTCGGCGTCTTCCAGGAGCCCTGA
- a CDS encoding sigma-70 family RNA polymerase sigma factor, whose amino-acid sequence MQLWLSCCQITESITAPAYLSRCIKGALLHHLRDHGRLVRVSRREHEKGIHPWGHHSLDVTAAGAFRSALDLIESPDSAPQEDEPTSAEIEALLDQLPAAQAAVIRLHILQGRSLRQVAAELGISPMSAHRREKAGLATLRCELA is encoded by the coding sequence ATGCAGCTTTGGCTCTCCTGCTGCCAGATCACTGAATCGATCACAGCCCCCGCCTACCTGAGCCGCTGCATCAAAGGCGCCTTGCTCCATCACCTCCGCGATCACGGCCGCCTGGTCCGCGTCTCCCGCAGGGAGCACGAGAAGGGCATCCACCCCTGGGGGCACCACAGCCTGGATGTCACCGCAGCAGGCGCTTTCAGAAGCGCCCTCGATCTCATCGAGTCCCCCGATTCAGCCCCCCAGGAGGATGAGCCCACCTCCGCAGAAATCGAGGCGCTGCTCGATCAGCTGCCCGCCGCTCAGGCCGCGGTGATCCGGCTCCACATCCTCCAGGGCCGCTCCCTCCGCCAAGTGGCGGCCGAGCTGGGCATCAGTCCGATGAGCGCCCATCGCCGGGAGAAGGCCGGCCTGGCCACCCTGCGCTGTGAGCTGGCCTAA